Sequence from the Ignavibacteriota bacterium genome:
TGAAGAAGGAAAAAAAGCACCCGCCTTTACACTGCCCGACGACACGGGCGCGCCGGTTTCGCTGCGCGATTTTCTCGGCTCGCCCGTCGTGTTGTACTTCTATCCGAAGGACAGCACTCCGGGCTGCACGCAGGAGGCCTGCGACTTCCGCGACAGCTTCGCGCGCCTTCAGGCGGCTGGCGCGGTGGTGCTCGGACTGAGCGCCGACAGCGTGGCATCCCATGCAAAATTCAAGACCAAACACGAATTGCCGTTCCGTCTCCTGAGCGACGAGAAACACGAGGCGCTCGACGCGTACGGCGTCTGGAAACAGAAAAGTCTGTACGGAAAAACCTTCATGGGCATCGAACGCTCCACCTTTGTGCTGGACCGTCGCGGCGTTGTAAGAAGGATATTCCGAAAAGTGAAAGTGACAGGCCATGTGGACGCGGTGCTCGAGGCGCTGCAGGGCCTGGATTGATTTCCCACCCTCCGCACACACGCACCTGACGAGGACACCATGCGCCTGCACGATTCGAAGACCTACAACAACCTGATTCAGGGATTCACCGGCGAGGCCATCGCCAACAGGCGCTACCTGTACTTTGCGCGCAAGGCCGACATCGAGGGCCAGCCCGACGTTGCGGGAGTTTTCCGCGACACGGCGGAAGGGGAGACCGGCCACGCCTTCGGCCATCTCGAGTTTCTCGCCGAGGTCGGCGATCCGGCCACCGGCATGCCCGTCGGCGACACCGAGACCAATCTCCGCTCGGCCGTTCAGGGCGAGACCTACGAGTACACGGAAATGTATCCCGGCTTCGCGCGCATCGCGCGCGAGGAGGGTTTCGACGAAATAGCGGAGTGGTTCGAGACTCTCGCCCGCGCCGAAAAATCACACGCGGGCCGCTTCCAGAAGGCGCTCGACAACATGCCCAAGGATTGACATGACACACGTCTCCCGCCTGTTCCGGCGGCAGGAGCAGGCAGCGTGAAACCGATTTCGGCGGACGAACTTCGTCCGATCACGGAATATGAAACGTTGCGCCGCGGAATGCGCCGCGACGTGATTCGTCTCAAGCAGGACCGACGTTTCGCGGTGGGCGGGCTGATGTCGCTTGTCTTCGAAAACCGCGACACCGTGCTCTTCCAGATTCAGGAGATGATTCGTGTCGAGCAGATCGAGCAGCCCGAGGCCGTGCAGCACGAAGTGGACACCTACAACGAACTCATCCCCGGCGCGCACGAGTTGAGCGCCACGATGTTCATCGAGGTGACCGAGGCGGAACATGCGCGCGACGTGCTGGATTTTTTTGTGGGACTCCCGCAGAGCGGCATCTCGCTGGGCATCGGTACCGACGAGATCCGCGCCGTGTTTGATCTCGATCAATCGAGCGACACGCGTGTGAGCGCGGTGCAGTACCTGCGTTTCCCGCTCGGCGAAGCGCTCGCGCGTCGGTTCTGCGATACGGCGCAGCCCGTATGGCTGGCGATCGATCATCACGGCTACACGCACCGCGTGGCGATAGAGGGAGCGGCACGCGCGTCCCTCATGGAGGATTTGCGCGCATGATCCGGGTCACACGCCGCGAGACATTTTCGGCCGCGCATCGGCTGTACAATCCCGCCTGGTCCGACGAAAGGAACGAGGCGGTGTTCGACAAGTGCAACAATCCCGCGGGGCACGGACACAACTATGTGCTCGAGGTCACCGTGGCGGGCCCCATCGATACCGAGACTGGGTATCTGGTGGACCTCAAGGAACTCAAACGCATTATACGGTCCCGCGTGATCGACAAAGTGGACCATAGAAATCTCAACACCGACGTGGATTTTCTGCGCGGCATGATCCCGACGGCCGAGAACATCGCCGTCGCCATCTGGGGGCAGCTCGTCGACGCGCTGCCCGCCGGCCGGCTCGAAAAAATCGTGCTGCGCGAAACGGAGAACAACGTCGTCGAATACAGAGGCGAGCAATGAAACACGAGTCACACATACACGACGATTTCGACACCGACACGATTCCGGGCAGGCACGAACGCATGGAGCGCATCGTGCACGAACTGCTGACCGAATTGGGCGAGGATCCGCAGCGCGACGGTCTGCTCAAAACGCCGCACCGCGTGGCGAAGGCGATGAAGTTCCTGACCAGCGGATACGAGGCCGATCTCGCGGCCACGCTCAACAACGCCATCTTCGAGGAAGATTATAACGAGATGGTCATCGTGCGCGACATCGATTTCTACTCGATGTGTGAACATCACATGCTGCCCTTTTTCGGGCGCTGCCATGTGGCCTATATCCCGAACGGAAAGATTGTTGGCCTGAGCAAACTTCCACGCATCGTCGACATCTTCGCGCGGCGCCTGCAGGTGCAGGAGCGCATGACACAACAGGTGGCCAATGCGCTGCAGGAGGCGTTGAATCCTCTCGGCGTGGCGGTGGTCTGTGAAGCGCGCCACATGTGCATGATGATGCGCGGCGTCGAGAAACAGAATTCTCTCACAACCACGAGCACGATGCTCGGCGAGTTCTGCATGAAGCAGAGCACACGCATGGAATTTCTGCGGCTCATCAACACGCGGGTCGACTACTAGACGGAGGGGCGGGCATGAACATCTGGATTACGGGAGCGGGACGCGGCATCGGCGCGGCCATCGCGCGGCGCGCGGCGCGCGCGGGCGCGGGGATCGCGCTCAGCGGACGCAACGACGAGACGCTTGTCGCGCTGGCGGCCGAACTCGAGGCGGCGGGCGC
This genomic interval carries:
- the bcp gene encoding thioredoxin-dependent thiol peroxidase, whose amino-acid sequence is MLEEGKKAPAFTLPDDTGAPVSLRDFLGSPVVLYFYPKDSTPGCTQEACDFRDSFARLQAAGAVVLGLSADSVASHAKFKTKHELPFRLLSDEKHEALDAYGVWKQKSLYGKTFMGIERSTFVLDRRGVVRRIFRKVKVTGHVDAVLEALQGLD
- a CDS encoding rubrerythrin, yielding MRLHDSKTYNNLIQGFTGEAIANRRYLYFARKADIEGQPDVAGVFRDTAEGETGHAFGHLEFLAEVGDPATGMPVGDTETNLRSAVQGETYEYTEMYPGFARIAREEGFDEIAEWFETLARAEKSHAGRFQKALDNMPKD
- a CDS encoding DUF3501 family protein; amino-acid sequence: MKPISADELRPITEYETLRRGMRRDVIRLKQDRRFAVGGLMSLVFENRDTVLFQIQEMIRVEQIEQPEAVQHEVDTYNELIPGAHELSATMFIEVTEAEHARDVLDFFVGLPQSGISLGIGTDEIRAVFDLDQSSDTRVSAVQYLRFPLGEALARRFCDTAQPVWLAIDHHGYTHRVAIEGAARASLMEDLRA
- a CDS encoding 6-carboxytetrahydropterin synthase — its product is MIRVTRRETFSAAHRLYNPAWSDERNEAVFDKCNNPAGHGHNYVLEVTVAGPIDTETGYLVDLKELKRIIRSRVIDKVDHRNLNTDVDFLRGMIPTAENIAVAIWGQLVDALPAGRLEKIVLRETENNVVEYRGEQ
- the folE gene encoding GTP cyclohydrolase I FolE, with protein sequence MERIVHELLTELGEDPQRDGLLKTPHRVAKAMKFLTSGYEADLAATLNNAIFEEDYNEMVIVRDIDFYSMCEHHMLPFFGRCHVAYIPNGKIVGLSKLPRIVDIFARRLQVQERMTQQVANALQEALNPLGVAVVCEARHMCMMMRGVEKQNSLTTTSTMLGEFCMKQSTRMEFLRLINTRVDY